A section of the Aphelocoma coerulescens isolate FSJ_1873_10779 unplaced genomic scaffold, UR_Acoe_1.0 HiC_scaffold_60, whole genome shotgun sequence genome encodes:
- the LOC138101990 gene encoding olfactory receptor 14J1-like, producing MVDPFDIVENSRQKKELMQRAAEFSLLAAVECYDRYVSLCKPLHYGTLLGSRACAHMAAAAWASAFLNALLHTATTFSLPLCQGSALGQFLGEIPHILKLSCSHCHLRELGLVVFSICLTFGSFVFLLFSYVQIFRAVLRIPSEQGWHKTFCTCLPHLAMVSLFLSTGFVACLKPPSMSSPSLDLALPVLYSVLPPALKSLIYSLRNQELKDALRKMMTGCFPEAKTCLFSAP from the exons ATGGTGGATCCTTTTGACATAGTAGAGAACAGccggcaaaagaaagaattaatgcaaagggcag CGGAGTTTTCCCTCCTCGCCGCCGTCgagtgctacgaccgctacgtgtccctctgcaaacccctgcactacgggaccctcctgggcagcagagcttgtgctcacatggcagcagctgcctgggccagtgcctttctcaatgctctgctgcacacggcCACTACCTTTTccttgcccctgtgccagggcagtgccctgggccagttcttgggtgaaatcccacacatcctcaagctctcctgctcacactgccacCTCAGGGAACTCGGGCttgttgtgttttccatctgtttaacttttggttcatttgtgttccttcttttctcctatgtgcagatcttcagggctgtgctgaggatcccctctgagcagggatggcacaAAACCTTttgcacgtgcctccctcacctggccatggtctccctgttcctcagcactggctttgttgcctgcttgaagcccccctccatgtcctccccatccctggacctggcactgccagttctgtactcggtgctgcctccagccctgaagtccctcatctacagcctgaggaaccaggagctcaaggatgccctgaggaaaatgatgactggATGCTTTCCAGAAGCAAAAACCTGCCTGTTTTCAGCTCCATAG
- the LOC138101966 gene encoding serine/threonine-protein kinase pim-1-like translates to MPGRAMPPARPRPRAGLRPPRPRASRRGLASARLLPYWRWRRWAGISACLLGSTVSLWLRLARPRPRPRPRPRPRLLPGPAEETDGAAAPAASAASSPVRALPLGSAAPAPEPPVSPSKEATSGDTRPGAVEERPAAVSGPGPSADSRVSPAGNALQGLRERYLEGSLLGRGGFGSVFAATRLSDGAPVAIKWVPRTRIRHWGELPNGTSAPLEVVLLDKVSTGFPGVVQLLEWLELPSNVVLVMERPEQSQDLLHFIRARGFLSEEVARELFRQVLEAVRHCTSCGVLHRDLKPENILVDLATGQAKLIDFGCGTYLQDTAYTSFAGTPAYSPPEWTHFGWYYGEAATVWSLGIVLHQMVCGRHPFPKGRNISWGQLSLPERLSQDCKELIRWCLSLHSLDRPSLEDLSCDPWLQDIHHP, encoded by the exons atgccaggccgggccatgcccccggcccgcccccggccccgggcggggctgcgccctccccgcccccgggcgtcccgccgcggtctcgcctccgcccggctcttgCCCTACTGGCGGTGGCGccgctgggcgggcatcagtgcctgcctcTTGGGCAGCACTGTTAGcctctggctccggctggcccggccccggccccggccccggccccggccccggccccggctcctcccgggaccCGCCGAGGAGACagacggcgcggccgctcccgccgcgtccGCGGCGTCTTCCCCGGTCCGAGCTCTCCCGCTCGGCagcgcggcccccgcccccgagccgccggtgtccCCTTCGAAAGAGGCAACATCTGGGGatacccggcccggggcggttgaggagCGCCCGGCGGCCGTttctggccccgggccgagcgctgacagcCGCGTCTCGCCGGCAGGGAATGCGCTGCAGGGCCTAAGGGAGCGCTACCTGgagggttcgctgctggggcgcggcggcttcggcagcgtcttcgcggccacgcggctctcggacggcgccccg gtggccatcaaatggGTGCCACGGACCCGCATCcgtcattggggcgagctg cccaacGGCACCAGCGCACCACTCGaggtcgtgctgctggacaaggtgtccaccGGCTTCCCTGGTGTGGTGCAGCTCCTCGAGTGGCTCGAGCTGCCCAGCAACGtggtgctggtgatggagcGGCCGGAGCAGTCTCAGGACCTGCTCCATTTCATTCGAGCGCGGGGCTTCCTGTCCGAGGAGGTGGCACGGGAGCTGTTCCGCCAggtcctggaggccgtgcggcactgcaccagctgcggggtccttcaCAGGGACCTGAAaccagagaacatcctggttgacctggccacGGGCCAGGCCAAATTGATTGACTTTGGCtgcggcacctacctgcaagacacagcctacaccagctttgcag GAACACCAGcgtacagccccccggaatggacccattttggctggtactacggcgaggcagctaccgtctggtccctgggcatcgtgctgcaccagatggtctgcgggcgGCACCCGTTCCCGAAGGGCCGGAACATCAGCTGGGGCCAGCTGTCGCTCCCAGAACGGCTCTCTCAAG ACTGCAAGGAACTGATCAGATGGTGTCTGTCCCTGCACTCCTTGGacaggccctcattagaagacctgtcgtGTGATCCTTGGCTGCAGGATATTCATCATCCAtag